In one window of Hevea brasiliensis isolate MT/VB/25A 57/8 chromosome 10, ASM3005281v1, whole genome shotgun sequence DNA:
- the LOC110632929 gene encoding 2-alkenal reductase (NADP(+)-dependent), with translation MEEIAVENKQVIFKGYVERAPRETDMEVRIGTVEVKTPKGSGAFLVKNLYLSCDPYMRGRMRDYHGSYIPPFVPGQPIQGFGVSKVVASDNPDFKPGDLVSGITGWEEYSLIQKPEQLRRVQQDDIPLSFNLGLLGMPGLTAYAGFYEVCSPKKGDYVFVSAASGAVGQLVGQLAKLHGCYVVGSAGTSQKVDLLKNKLGFHEAFNYKEEPNLDATLKRYFPEGIDIYFDNVGGDMLDAALLNMRISGRIAVCGMVSLHSLSDPQGIGNLFNLLTKRIRMQGFLQSDYLHLYPKFLEHVINNYRQGKLVYIEDMNEGLESAPAALAGLFSGKNVGKQVIRVAYE, from the exons ATGGAAGAAATAGCAGTAGAAAACAAGCAGGTGATATTCAAGGGCTATGTAGAGAGGGCACCAAGGGAGACAGACATGGAAGTGAGAATTGGGACTGTTGAGGTCAAAACACCAAAAGGGTCAGGGGCTTTTTTGGTGAAGAATCTCTACCTGTCTTGTGACCCCTACATGAGAGGTCGCATGCGTGACTACCATGGCTCTTACATTCCTCCCTTTGTCCCTGGCCAG CCCATACAAGGATTCGGCGTATCAAAGGTTGTGGCTTCTGATAATCCAGATTTCAAGCCTGGTGATTTAGTTTCGGGAATTACTGGTTGGGAAGAATACAGCTTGATTCAGAAGCCTGAGCAATTGAGGAGAGTTCAGCAAGATGATATTCCTCTTTCATTTAACCTGGGTCTTCTTG GTATGCCTGGTCTTACAGCTTATGCAGGATTCTATGAGGTCTGTTCCCCTAAGAAAGGAGATTATGTGTTTGTGTCTGCAGCTTCAGGAGCTGTTGGCCAGCTTGTTGGTCAGCTTGCCAAGTTACATGGTTGTTATGTAGTTGGAAGTGCTGGGACAAGCCAAAAG GTTGATCTTTTAAAGAATAAGCTTGGATTTCATGAGGCTTTCAACTACAAAGAAGAGCCCAACCTGGATGCCACTTTGAAAAG GTATTTTCCAGAAGGCATTGACATTTACTTTGATAATGTGGGTGGAGACATGCTTGACGCTGCATTGCTCAACATGAGGATTAGTGGCCGAATTGCAGTCTGTGGAATGGTGTCTTTGCACAGTCTCTCTGATCCCCAAGGGATTGGCAACTTGTTCAATCTTCTAACTAAACGGATTAGGATGCAGGGATTCTTGCAAAGTGATTACTTGCATCTTTATCCAAAATTCTTGGAACACGTTATTAATAACTACAGGCAAGGGAAGCTTGTTTACATCGAAGACATGAATGAGGGGCTGGAAAGTGCTCCAGCTGCTTTGGCTGGGCTTTTTTCTGGTAAAAATGTGGGAAAGCAAGTCATTCGTGTAGCctatgaataa